The Gracilimonas sediminicola sequence GGTAAACAGGTATTCCATATTCCAGGTATAAGTGGCCACATACTCAAACTCGGGGACTTCCTCTTTCAAAGCAGGAGCCAAAATTCCCGGTGTGGAATGGGTTGTCATGATATCGCCGGAATATAGCTGGTGCTCCATTACCTGGTACATGCGGTCGGAATCGGTGTGAAAGCGATCGTAATTCAACTCATCAAGTACCCAAAGCAGAATCAGGATACTGCAGGCCATCCCAATGGATAACCCGATGACGTTAATGAGAAAAGAACTTTTATGACGCTTGAAACTCCGAAAAGCAGTTTTTAAATAATTTTTGAACATGGCCAGACCCGATTTCTTGATTACGGATGTTACACGGTAAAAATCAGGAGTCGTTACATGTAAGTGAGAACTTTCTTCAAATAATTATGCTCCTTCAGAGGAGTTATTTCTCACTTAAGGTTAAAAAGTGAGTTATAGAAACCCTTGAGTGATTTGCTTTCTGCCGGAGATTCAAGCTGATCGAGATGTTCAAAATTTTGAATGAAGGCTGAACTTTCAAATCCTAACCGGTCGATATAGGTAATATGAAGTTCCTTCAGCAGCGAAACCCTTCCTTGTCGAAGAGGTGAACTGGCAGGTGCATGGTTTATCCTGTAATAAGGGATAACGGCAGAGTCCCGGGTTTTTGGGATGATAATTGTTTGCCAGGTGTTATCATATCGGGCATAAACAACCCATTTTGAAACACGGTTTATATCTTCCTCCAAGGCAAAAGAAAGCCCCCCCTTTTCCCGGGTAAAAGAAATATCAGGTGCTTTTAGCGGACGATGGTTGATCCAGTTCATGGAAGGAATCAGGGCTTCCCGTTTATAAGGCTTTTCGAGCAGGGCTTGTCGGAGCGAGTCATTTTCAACTAATCCAGTCATACTCCAGTGGATGGTTCCGGGTGCTTCCGGCAGCATGCCGCGTGTTATCATAATTTGATTAATGACCTCGTCCACTTGTTGTTCTCCTTCATAGCGGGAAATACTCATGCCCGGCCAAATATGCCGGTCTGTAAAATTCTGCTCTTCCCACCACCCCAACAGAACAGGAAAGCTCTGTGGAACCTGGTTTATGGGCCAGTAAAGTTGGGGTGAGAAGTAATCAATCCAGCCTTTTTTGAGCCACTTTTTGGCATCAGCGTAAAGCACCTCATATTGATCCATTCCTGCAATGGATGGCGGACTTCCCGGCCGCCACACACCAAACGGGCTAAGCCCAAATTTCACATAGGGCTTTTCCTTTTTTATGGATCTATATACCCGTTGTATGAATGTGTCTACGGCTTTTCTTCGCCAGTCACTTCGCGAGAGTTTTCCTCCGGATTTTACATAAGCATCCCAGCTTTCATCGTCCGGAAAGTCTTCCCCAAAATTATAAGAGGGATAGGGATAGAAGTAGTCGTCAAAATGAACGCCGTCAATATCGTATCGCTTTACGATGTCCATAACTACGGCGTGGGAATGATCCTGGGTTTCTTGCAGGCTGGGATCGAACCACCAGTACCCGCTTTTTAATCCTACCACCAGCTCTTCTTTCGTGCTCACGACGGAGTGCTCCGAAACCGAGCCGCCTCTCACATGATGTGCCCGGTATGGATTAAGCCAAACATGAAGCTCCAGTCCTCTTTTATGGGCTTCTTCAATCCAGAAACTCAGTGGATCGTAATAGGGAGTTGGTGGCACGCCTTGCTGGCCGGTCAGGTAATACGACCAGGGTTCCAGCTCGCTTTCATATAAAGCATCAGACTGCGGGCGAACCTGGAAAATAACGGCATTAAAGTTTGTGGACTGCAAAAGATCGAGCAGTTTTATAGCCTCTTCTTTCTGCTGTTCTACGGGGATGCCCGGTTCGCTGGGCCAGTTGATATTGGCAACCGTTGCAACCCATGCGGCCCTGAATTCACGCTGAATTTCAGGATGGGAATCAGCCGGTTTTTTCGGGGAAAGTTTGAGGTACTGACAACCGGAAAGCATCAAAAGTAAACACAAATAAAGACAGCACGAGATTTTCTTCGGCATAAAAACAGAATATGGAACTCTTTCAGGGGCAGACCGAAGGTAGCAACAAATGGGGAAGAAGGAAACGGATGGAAATTGGCGAGGTTTTAGGTGTTAGGTTTTAGTGTGTCCATTCAGGCAACACTAAAACCTAACACCTTGCACCTAAAACCTGCTATTCACTTCTCAAACTATCCACGGGATTAGCCACGGCGGCTTTGATGGATTGCCAGCTTACGGTCAAAATCGCGATAATCATCGCAATCAGTCCTACGGTTATAAAAACAGCAACATTCATATCAATACGGTAGGCAAAGTTGGTAAGCCACTGATCCATTACGTACCAGGCGATGGGCGTTCCCACCACAAAACCGATAGCCACTAATTTGAGGAAGTCGGTTGAAAGCAAAGCCACTATTTTTGAGACGGAAGCACCCAACACTTTTCGAATTCCAATTTCTTTTGCCCGGCGTTCAATCAGGAAGGATGAAAGCCCTACAAGGCCAAGACAGGCGATGAAAATAGCCAGCCCGGAAAATGCCAGTAACAGGTTTCGGGTCTGCAGTTCAGACTGGTAGAGAGCATTCAGCTGTTGATCTAAAAACTCGAATTCAAAAGGCCGGTGTGGGGCAACATCCTGCCACATATTCTCCAGAGATGCTATCGTGCCCTGGATGTTTCCCGGTTCAACTTTCACTAACAGGTAGTTATACATCTGCTCATGAATGAATAACGCCAGGGGCTCTACATTTTCTCTGAGAGACTGGTAGTTAAAGTCTGCCATCACCCCAACCACCTCGCCTTCTCTTCCTCCCAGTACATTGAAAGGCTTGCCAATGGCTTCCTGTGGCGACCAGCCATGAGCCTGCGCTAACTGCTCGTTGATGAGATACACATATCCCTGTTCTCTGGTATAGGAAGGATTATCCGGAAAAGAGTTACCAGCAATGATCTCAATATCTAATGTTTGAACCAAATCGGCATCAGCTGCACCGGCTGCAGTTCCGATCGGTTCCATCGTAGTGTTGTGAACCGACCCATAGCCGCCAAAAACTTTACCGGGAATATTTGACATGTAGGTTGCTCCTTTAACACCGGGCTGACGGAGAACCTCACTTTTCAGCAGACCCTGTTTTTGAGCAAGCTCACTATCTCTGGCAGGGAGCACAATAACTTCTTCATCATCAAAACCAAGGTCTGCAGTTAATATGAAATTTGTTTGTTGATAGATGATGACGGTACAAAGAATAAGGAAAGTGGATATAGCAAATTGTGATATCACCAGCCCTTTGCGAAGGGTACCATCGGACCCGGTAGACCCAAGCAGCCCCTTAAGTACCCGAACCGGCTGATATGATGAAAGTAGAAAAGCCGGGTAGCTTCCGGCGAGGGCAGCGGTGATGATGGTCACGCCGGCTAAAAGCATCCATGCGGAAGGATCGGTAAAAAGGTTAAAGCTGATGTCTTTGCCCATCAGTTCGAAAAAGGGTTCTTTGAAAAACTCCACCAGAATCAGTGCCAATACAACTGATATAAGCGTAATCAATATAGATTCCCCATAAAACTGCTTTACCAGTTGTGATTTTACCGCACCGAGAGCCTTTCGGATACCCACTTCAGCTCCACGCCTTGAAGAACGGGCGGTTGAGAGGTTGACGTAATTTATAGTAGCGATAAGGAGTACCATCAGGGCCAGGAAAATAAACCCAATCACGTTTTGCATACTGCCCATGGGGGCAATTTCGAAATCGAAGTTTGAGTTCAGGTACAATTCTGTGACGGGGGTAAAGATCAGTTGATCAACACGGTCCTGAATCTGATTATCCCTTATGAAGGCATTTGCTGTCTGTCTTAATGATTCGGTGGAGGAGCTGCTATTCAGTAGCAGATAAGTGAAAAAATTAGCGGCCCTGATCTGAGAATCATCCAGCTGAGACCAACTGCTCATGGTATGCAGCGAGCCCAGATAATTGAATGTAAAGTGGGAGTTTGCAGGAACGTTTTCAATGACGCCGGTCACTTCAAAATCATAATTGGTATTGAAAATCCGGGCATTAACAGTTTCACCAAGTATATCAACAGACCCAAATAATTTCAGGGCTGTAGATTTGGGCAGAACCAATGATCTTGGGTTTTTGAGTGCTGTTTCGGGGTTTCCGGCGATAAAATCAAAACTGAAAATCCGGAAAAAGCTGGAATCGGCATATAAGAAGTTTTCTTCCTGAAATTTGTTCTCACCGGTACTAATGATAGCCGGGCTGTAACGGGTAGGCTCATAAAGCCGAACCCATCGTTCAATCTCTGGTGAGATTTGATTCAGCGTTGGAGCCACCATGGAAGGCGTAACGGCGATGTTATCACCACCGCTTTCCATACTGATCCGAACAATTCTGTCTGCCTTTTCATGGAATTGGTCATAACTGAGTTCATGCCTCACATATATGAGGATTAGCAGACAGCAAGCAATGCCTATTGCCAGCCCCGAAATATTGATGAAAGAATAGCCTTTATGCTTAGAGATATTTCTAAAGGCAATTTTAAAATAATTCTTCAGCATAGTGTAATGGGTTTAGGTGCTAAAGTGTTTAAGTGAGTTCTTTTCGTTAACACTTAAACACGCTCACACGTTAATAATCATACATGAAACCCTTCCTGCATATTCTCGGTCACTACGTGGCCGTCAAACAGGTGAATGACACGACGGGCGTAATCGGCATCATGCGGAGAGTGGGTTACCATCACGATGGTGGTGCCGGCTTCGTTAAGTTCAGCCAAAAGTTTCATCACTTCATCGCCGTGATCCGAATCCAGGTTACCGGTAGGCTCATCGGCGAGGATCAGCTTGGCATTAGCTACTACGGCCCGGGCAATGGCAACGCGCTGTTGCTGACCACCGGAAAGTTGTTGCGGAAAGTGATTGCGTCGGTGCATCATTCCCATTCGGTCGAGCGCCGTTTCCACTTTCTCTTTGCGTTCGGCGGAATCAACTCCGAGATATAGCAGCGGAAGTTCCACATTTTCGAATACCGTGAGCTCATCAATCAGGTTAAAGCTCTGGAAGATGAATCCAATATTTCCTTTTCTGAGCTGGGCTCTTTCTCTTTCGGAATGAGTAGAGATCTCATGTCCTAAAAAGTGATATTCACCATCGGAAGGATTATCCAGGAGTCCCATAATATTCAACAGGGTAGATTTTCCGCAGCCTGAAGGCCCCATAATGGCTACAAATTCGCCCTCCTTGATCTCGAGGTTCACGTTGCTCAACGCAGTCGTTTCCACTTCTTCAGTGGTATATACTTTCTTAAGGTTTTTTGTTTGAATCATGGTAGTAAGGTTTTGAACGTGTTCACGTGTTAAAGTTTATCTCAGTGACCTAAATACTCATCTGAGATGTATAGAACTTCTGGTTCGTTTGTTTGATTTGAGTTTTTCAAAGTGTTATTAATATGATTTATCAAAGAGAGCACCATAGCTTGGCAGTGGTCACAATTATTTTGAATTTCTTTAATCCTTTCCGTTTCAATCATTCCTTGATCTTCAACAATGTATAGTAGACTCTTTACTTCCTGGGCTGAACTTTGGGAGTAGTCTAAGAATCGAATAAAGTCTTTTTTATGGTAGCGATTGAAGCCCTCTGCAATATTTGTCATCACAGATATAGAAGCCCTTTTCAGCTGATCAGTTAGTGCAAATTCTTTCTTCAATGAGGAATCAGAGACCAATTTATAGATTTGGTTCACCAACAATCTTGATTGCTGCCAGCACTTTAAATCCTCATATCTTTCAATTTTACTCATTTCAAAAACGTAAATACGTTAACACTTAAACACTTTATCTCTTAAACACATCATCACTCTAACACTAAAACCTCATTATCCCCAAACGTATCATAACTTGAGGTAATGACTTTTTCTCCGGGCGATACTCCGCTCAGTACTTCAAAATATTCAGGATTCTGCCGGCCGAGCCTTATATCTCTGCGATAGGCCTTTCCTTCACTTTCATTTACAACAAATACCCAGTTGCCACCGGTAGTTTGATAGAACCCACCTCTTGGAATCTGAACCGCACTGGCCGATTCCCCCAGCTCAAGACGTATTCTCACTGTTTGTCCCCGGCGCAGGCCTTCCGGTGCTTTATTCACAAATTCCATATCCACTTCAAACTGCCCGTTGTTAATGACGGGATAAATTTTTGTAATCACCAGCTCGTGCGACTGCCCGTCAAAAGGGAAAGAGCCCCGGAGCCCCTGCGTTATTCGCGATAAGTGATATTCATCAATCGCTACCCGAACTTTGTAACCGTCCATGATATCGACTTGTCCGATACGCTCTCCGGAAGAAATGGACTGCCCCTGGTTTAATTCAATGGTGCTCAATTGACCCGAAATAGGTGCCGTAACGGATAGGTTATCCAGGATTTGCTGAACGGCTTCCAGATTCTGAAACATTCTGTCTTCGGAATTATTAAGCTGCCTCAGCTGCGTAATCGTTTGAATGGAATCCTTCTTATAGGATTCGTAGGTCAATTCGTAGCGCCGTTTCTGATACTCATAATTCTCCTTTGTGGTCTGGAATTCTTGTTCAGAAATCAGATCCCGTTCAACCAGCTTTTTCTGACGATCATACTGCGACTTTAAAATTTCCATTTGGGATTTGGCACTTGCCAGCTGATCCTGAAGCTGCAGAGTATTCTGTTCCAGGTTTAATCTTGAGTTGCGCACGTTATTGATTTGATCGTAGAGCCCCGAAGTTTGCTGCATCACCTGAAGCTGCAGCCCGGAATTAGTGAGGGTCAGGATGGTATCGCCTTCCTCAACCATCGTTCCGGATTCAAGAAAAACTTCCTGCACCACGCCGCCTTCAATGGCATCAAGGTAGATGGTTTGAATAGGCTGAACCGTTCCCGTTACCTGTATAAACTCCTGAAAGGTGTCTTCCTGTACGGTTGCGATGGTTAGTTTTTCTCTTTCCACATTCAACGTAGATCGCACATCCATAAACCAAAATGCATACACGCTTAAGCTTGCAAAAGCGAGAACGCCTGCAATCATAAGGAAGCGTTTTAGCGTCCAGGTTTTCTTTTCAATTTTTCGATCCATTCCCATTCGTAAATGTCCTGCTGGTTTTTATGTAGTTAATTTTTGAAGTAGATAATCAAGATACGTGCCAAATTAAATGAATGTGTGGTAAAAGGGAATTAAGGATGATTCTTTCCCGATTAATGTTCACATTCCAACATCAGATGTTCGATATCGTACACTTCGATTGTGGAATTACGAGGATTAGACTATCTCAAAGGGTAAATGTTACAACTGGTATGATATTAGCTAATAAGTGTCAAAGTACTAAAGTGTTGAAGTGTTACTTTTTTGATTCTTGAATACGCAAACACCTTAACACTTTAACGCTTTAGCACTTTAGCACTTCAACACAATCTCACATAAACTAAATGAAGAAAACAGGCCGAATACTTGTAGTGGATGATGATACCGATGTGCTGAATGCAGCTCGTTTGTATTTAAAGCAGCATGTTGAAAAAGTGGATGTGGAAAGCAACCCTAAGCTGATTCCCTCGCTGATGAAAGAATATGATTACGATGCCATTTTGTTGGATATGAACTTCCATGAGGATGTGAGCAGCGGGGAAGAGGGTTTCTATTGGCTGGAGAAAATCCTGGAGATAGACCCGGCGATGGCCGTGGTGTTGATAACGGCTTATGGCGACGTAGAGAAAGCAGTTCTGGCAGTAAAAACAGGTGCCTCTGATTTTGTACTAAAGCCCTGGCAAAATGAAAAATTGCTGGCTACTGTCACCTCGGCTATGAATCTGAGTCAGTCTAAAAGGGATTCTCAAAAACTGCGAACGCAAAATGCCGCGCTAAAAGCGGATATGGAACAGCCATATCAGAATATCATTGGGAAAAGCCGGGCGATGGAGCAGGTGTTTCAAACCATTGAAAAAGTGGCAAAAACGGACGCCAACGTTTTGATTACCGGGGAGAACGGAACAGGAAAAGAACTGGTGGCCCGGGCGTTGCACAGGCGCTCAAACCGAAGTGAGAATGCTTTTATTACCGTTGATATGGGAGCTTTGCCAGAAGGCTTGTTCGAAAGTGAATTATTTGGCCACGAAAAGGGCGCCTTTACCGATGCCAAAGAATCACGGGCCGGCCGGTTCGAAATAGCCCATGGAGGAACGCTCTTTTTAGATGAAGTGGGAAACATACCGCTTCAGCTGCAGCCTAAGCTTTTATCTGCTTTGCAAACGCATGAGATTCGGAGAATTGGTTCCAACAAAACCACAAAAATTGATATTCGGCTGATTTGTGCAACCAACGAAAGCTTAGGGGAGATGGTGGAGAAACAGGAATTTCGTCAGGACCTGCTTTACCGGATAAACACCATTGAGATTAAGCTGCCACCGCTCTGGGAGCGTACAGAAGACATTCCCTTGCTGGCTGAACACTTTTTGAAACAGTACAGATCGAAGTACAAAAAAGAAATCAAAGGGATCACGGATCAGGCGTTGAATCACCTGAAAGAATACCACTGGCCGGGCAATATCCGGGAGCTGGAACACGCCGTTGAGCGGGCGGTTATTATGACGGACGAGGAGCAACTACAGAAGGGTGATTTCCTGCTTACCTCCGTTTCAGGTAACGATCATAAACTGCCGGTATCGGGGTTGAACCTGGAAGAAGTGGAAAAGACGGTGATTCGCAAAGCAATGGATAAACACGGCGGTAATATATCGCATGCAGCAGAAGAGTTGGGACTAACCCGTGCATCACTGTATCGAAGATTGGAGAAATATGGACTGTAGCTGTCAGGTTTTGTACTCTGCAGAATGTACTCTTCTGATACCTGAAAGCCAAGCAATGTAAATGATAGAACATCATGATTAAAAGCTTCCGATTTGGAATCATACTACGCATTCTGATGCTGGCTGCAACCTTGCTGCTGGTGTGTTACCTGGTGCTCGAAACGGAGTACTACGTGAGCATGGTGATTCTGGGAGCCATCATTGCCGGGCAGGTAATTGCGTTGATAAAGTATCTGGAACGAACCAACGTATTACTCACCCGCTTTTTGGAGGCTATTCGATATTCAGATTTCACAGGAGCATTCAGAAATCACGGTTTGGGCAGTAACTTTGATGATTTAAATGCGGCTTTCAGTGATGTCATCGAAAAATTCAAAGAAGAGCGCAGCAAAAAAGAGGAAAGCATTCGATACCTGGAAACGGTGGTTCAGCACATCGGTATTGGCTTGGTTTGTTTTAATGGAAAAGGAGAGGTGGTTTTGTTGAATACCGCAGCCAAACGGCTGTTTAAAGTAGCGACCTTACGGACTCTGGATTCCCTTAAAAATATATCCGGGTCGCTCTATAAAACCGTAAAAAAACAGAAGGGAGGCAACCGAAGCCTGATTCGGGTGACTATCCAAAACGAAACGCTGCAGCTGGCGATGTATGCCACCGAGTTCAGGATGAGAGACGAAGCGTACAAGCTCGTTTCATTCCAGAACATTCATACCGAGCTGGAAGAAAAAGAGATGGAGGCCTGGCAAAACCTTACCCAGGTTTTGGCTCACGAAATTATGAACTCTATCACCCCGATTTCATCTCTTTCCGGCACGGTGAAAATGTTGCTGGAGGAGAATATGGTTCCGCAAGAACATCATGTAGAGCTGAATCAGGAAACCATTGAAGATGTGACCGATGCGTTGACGACCATAAGTAACCGAAGCCAGGGACTAATGCGATTTGTGAATTCTTACCGTGATTTTACCCAGATTCCGGAACCAAGCTATGAGCTTTTCAAGGTGAAAGAAGCGCTGGACCGAACCGCCAGCCTCATGAAGACAGAAGCCGCCAAAGAGGGCATACAAATCAAGGTAGAAGTAGATCCGGAAAGCCTGGAATTCACCGCTGATCCACACCTGGTTGAACAGGTGCTGATTAATCTGGTTAAGAATGCGATTCGGGTTTTGTCGGATCAGGAAGATGGGGTGATTTTGATGAAGGGAGGGATAGAGGAATCAGGTAAAGTGATCATTCAAATTCAGGACAACGGTCCGGGTGTGAAGAAAGCTATGAAGGAGAAGATATTCATCCCGTTTTATACGGTGGGTAGTAACGGGAAAAGTAAAGGATCAGGAATTGGGCTGAGCCTTTCCCGACAAATAATGCGCCTGCATGGCGGCAGCCTGATTTTGAATTCCGAAACCGGAAAAGGTTCAACTTTTACCTTGCGATTTTAACCTTAGAAATAACTCTTCCAAAGTTGTAAAGGGACTATAATTAATAATAAACTGTTATTACTATCTAAAGCTCACCCATAAATTTCACCATAACCTTTCCAAAGTTATATCGATCTCGAAATTATATATCATCTAATGATAACTTTGGAAAGGTTACTTATTTATTAAAGCTCCTTAAATCTCACCATGCAGGTATTTTAAACGAAGTGGCTCGTCAAACTTCTCGATGGCATATCTCAGCATTGTTCTCGGCATAATCCGGTAGTATTTTCTAAGGAATTCTTCTTCCGCATCCCGGTCGCGGTTCCCGATTTCCCGCAACATCCAGCCAACGGCTTTTTGAATAAGATCGTGATCATCCTGCACCAGTATCTCCGCGATATCCAGCGCATCTTCGAAGTCATTCTGCCTTATGAAATGATAGCAGGTAATCATGGCGATTCGCTTTTTCCAGAGATCATTGGATTTAGCAAAATCATACAACAAACCCCGGTCTTTATTTTCCAAAAAAGGGCCGAGGATCTTATGGCAGGAACTGTCGATGATATCCCAATTATTAAAGCCGGACAGGTTGTCAAGATACACCTTCGTCATCTGTTCGAGTTCTTCGTCCCCGCCTTTCTCAACCTTATAAACCATCAACAGGGCGGCGGTAAGTCGGACTTCATGAATCTTATGGTGCAGTAACTTCCCAATTTCTGTTGCAGGCAGCTCCCGGTATTTTTTAGCCACTTTACGCTGATCGGGAACTTTGATCCCCAAAAAATCATCCCCTTCACCATATTCTCCCGGACCCGATTTAAAAAATCGTGAGGAGTGCTTAGCCTTCTCAGGGTCAGCATATTTTCTCAGTTCGTTGATGACATCTTGATGGTTCATGTCCGGTACATTAAAAAGGCTCCGACGCAGAGCGTCAGAGCCAGCTTGCGCTATCTATCATACATTAAATTACTCACGTTAACTTAACCTCGTGCCGATCGCTCCGCGTCGGTACGAAGGTTAGTGACTGCCAAAGCAGGTACATTGCAATCCGGCTGCTTCAAGAGTAATGGCATGCCAGTCGAATTCATCACGATAGCCATCTCGTTCCCACCAGAAAGGAAGTCGTTCCTTAGGTTGGTTACCTACTTCATTCATGGTTGCAGCATCAAACAGACGGCCATTTACCATGGTATAAGTAACTGAATTAGTGTTTCGGATATCTTCCAGGGGATTTTCATCCAAGACAATCAGGTCGGCCAGTTTCCCAACTTTCAGGGAACCTATTTTATGATCCATTCCCAGGTAATGAGCTCCGTTCAGGGTAGCAACTCTCAGGGCTTCCATGTTAGACATGCCTCCCTGCTCAAACATCCAGAGTTCCCAGTGGGCTCCCAATCCCTGAAGCTGACCATGTGCACCGAGGTTTACTTTCACACCGGCATCGGCCAGCATTTTATCAGACTCGGCTGTCAGAATATGGCCGTTTTCGTATTCTTCGTCAGGAATCATAGTACGATGACGGGAGCGGGGATCAATTACACCGCGGGGAGTAAAGGTCAGCAGTTTCTCATTTTCCCACACATTATTCTTCTGATAGAAATAATATTCACCGCTTTTGCTCCCGTAGTTTACAACATGGGTGGGTGTATATCCGGTTTCACTGGCGCCCCAAAGCTGAATTACATCCTTATAAAGAGGAGCAACCGGGATGTTATGCTCAATTCCGGTATGTCCGTCAAGAATCATACTCATGTTATGGGTGAAAGTTGATCCGCCTTCAGGCATCACCATCATTTCCAATTCCTGTGCAGCTTTGATAACCTGCTGGCGCTGGTTTCTGCGAGGCTGGTTATAGCTCTTCACAGAGAAAGCTCCCCAGGCTTTGGTTCTTTCGAGCGCAAAAAGCGCATCTTCGTAACTGTTGATTTCCGTTTTGATGGATCCATCGGCTCCGTATAAAATCACACCGGTGGAGAATACGCGAGGGCCTACCATATGTCCGGCCTTGATGGCTTCAGCATGAGAGAAAATCATTTCCGAATTGGAAGACGGATCATGAGCAGTGGTTACCCCATAAGCGAGGTTCGCATAGTACTCCCATTGCTGCTGTGGACTAACACCCAGCCGGAAATTGCCAATGTGGGCATGTACATCTACAATACCGGGCATGATGGTTTTGCCGGAGGCATCAATCACTTTTGCGGAAGATGGAATTTGAATATCGGTTCCCATGGCAGCAATTCTGTTGCCTTCTACCAATATGGAGGCGTTTTCGAGAACGGTATCTCCCTGCATGGTGATGATCCGTGCATTGGTGAAAGCAATAGAGCCTTCGGGAACATAGGTTTCAAGATCGAGCTCCAGCTTTTTGCCGGTACTTGGCGGCTCAGGTAGCGAATCGGGGGCGCCGTCAACGAAAGAAAACGTCTCTTTCAGATCAACAGTGAAATATTCTTCCCCAAGGGTCCAGTGCAGCTTGTCACTTTCTGCCGACCAGTGCATATGATATCCGGCTTCGGAAGACACCTGTTTTACAGGAACGGATTTTGTATTCGGTTCCAGCTCAA is a genomic window containing:
- a CDS encoding glycoside hydrolase family 10 protein, whose product is MLSGCQYLKLSPKKPADSHPEIQREFRAAWVATVANINWPSEPGIPVEQQKEEAIKLLDLLQSTNFNAVIFQVRPQSDALYESELEPWSYYLTGQQGVPPTPYYDPLSFWIEEAHKRGLELHVWLNPYRAHHVRGGSVSEHSVVSTKEELVVGLKSGYWWFDPSLQETQDHSHAVVMDIVKRYDIDGVHFDDYFYPYPSYNFGEDFPDDESWDAYVKSGGKLSRSDWRRKAVDTFIQRVYRSIKKEKPYVKFGLSPFGVWRPGSPPSIAGMDQYEVLYADAKKWLKKGWIDYFSPQLYWPINQVPQSFPVLLGWWEEQNFTDRHIWPGMSISRYEGEQQVDEVINQIMITRGMLPEAPGTIHWSMTGLVENDSLRQALLEKPYKREALIPSMNWINHRPLKAPDISFTREKGGLSFALEEDINRVSKWVVYARYDNTWQTIIIPKTRDSAVIPYYRINHAPASSPLRQGRVSLLKELHITYIDRLGFESSAFIQNFEHLDQLESPAESKSLKGFYNSLFNLK
- a CDS encoding ABC transporter permease, which codes for MLKNYFKIAFRNISKHKGYSFINISGLAIGIACCLLILIYVRHELSYDQFHEKADRIVRISMESGGDNIAVTPSMVAPTLNQISPEIERWVRLYEPTRYSPAIISTGENKFQEENFLYADSSFFRIFSFDFIAGNPETALKNPRSLVLPKSTALKLFGSVDILGETVNARIFNTNYDFEVTGVIENVPANSHFTFNYLGSLHTMSSWSQLDDSQIRAANFFTYLLLNSSSSTESLRQTANAFIRDNQIQDRVDQLIFTPVTELYLNSNFDFEIAPMGSMQNVIGFIFLALMVLLIATINYVNLSTARSSRRGAEVGIRKALGAVKSQLVKQFYGESILITLISVVLALILVEFFKEPFFELMGKDISFNLFTDPSAWMLLAGVTIITAALAGSYPAFLLSSYQPVRVLKGLLGSTGSDGTLRKGLVISQFAISTFLILCTVIIYQQTNFILTADLGFDDEEVIVLPARDSELAQKQGLLKSEVLRQPGVKGATYMSNIPGKVFGGYGSVHNTTMEPIGTAAGAADADLVQTLDIEIIAGNSFPDNPSYTREQGYVYLINEQLAQAHGWSPQEAIGKPFNVLGGREGEVVGVMADFNYQSLRENVEPLALFIHEQMYNYLLVKVEPGNIQGTIASLENMWQDVAPHRPFEFEFLDQQLNALYQSELQTRNLLLAFSGLAIFIACLGLVGLSSFLIERRAKEIGIRKVLGASVSKIVALLSTDFLKLVAIGFVVGTPIAWYVMDQWLTNFAYRIDMNVAVFITVGLIAMIIAILTVSWQSIKAAVANPVDSLRSE
- a CDS encoding ABC transporter ATP-binding protein, encoding MIQTKNLKKVYTTEEVETTALSNVNLEIKEGEFVAIMGPSGCGKSTLLNIMGLLDNPSDGEYHFLGHEISTHSERERAQLRKGNIGFIFQSFNLIDELTVFENVELPLLYLGVDSAERKEKVETALDRMGMMHRRNHFPQQLSGGQQQRVAIARAVVANAKLILADEPTGNLDSDHGDEVMKLLAELNEAGTTIVMVTHSPHDADYARRVIHLFDGHVVTENMQEGFHV
- a CDS encoding four helix bundle protein; this translates as MSKIERYEDLKCWQQSRLLVNQIYKLVSDSSLKKEFALTDQLKRASISVMTNIAEGFNRYHKKDFIRFLDYSQSSAQEVKSLLYIVEDQGMIETERIKEIQNNCDHCQAMVLSLINHINNTLKNSNQTNEPEVLYISDEYLGH
- a CDS encoding efflux RND transporter periplasmic adaptor subunit, which encodes MDRKIEKKTWTLKRFLMIAGVLAFASLSVYAFWFMDVRSTLNVEREKLTIATVQEDTFQEFIQVTGTVQPIQTIYLDAIEGGVVQEVFLESGTMVEEGDTILTLTNSGLQLQVMQQTSGLYDQINNVRNSRLNLEQNTLQLQDQLASAKSQMEILKSQYDRQKKLVERDLISEQEFQTTKENYEYQKRRYELTYESYKKDSIQTITQLRQLNNSEDRMFQNLEAVQQILDNLSVTAPISGQLSTIELNQGQSISSGERIGQVDIMDGYKVRVAIDEYHLSRITQGLRGSFPFDGQSHELVITKIYPVINNGQFEVDMEFVNKAPEGLRRGQTVRIRLELGESASAVQIPRGGFYQTTGGNWVFVVNESEGKAYRRDIRLGRQNPEYFEVLSGVSPGEKVITSSYDTFGDNEVLVLE
- a CDS encoding sigma-54-dependent transcriptional regulator codes for the protein MKKTGRILVVDDDTDVLNAARLYLKQHVEKVDVESNPKLIPSLMKEYDYDAILLDMNFHEDVSSGEEGFYWLEKILEIDPAMAVVLITAYGDVEKAVLAVKTGASDFVLKPWQNEKLLATVTSAMNLSQSKRDSQKLRTQNAALKADMEQPYQNIIGKSRAMEQVFQTIEKVAKTDANVLITGENGTGKELVARALHRRSNRSENAFITVDMGALPEGLFESELFGHEKGAFTDAKESRAGRFEIAHGGTLFLDEVGNIPLQLQPKLLSALQTHEIRRIGSNKTTKIDIRLICATNESLGEMVEKQEFRQDLLYRINTIEIKLPPLWERTEDIPLLAEHFLKQYRSKYKKEIKGITDQALNHLKEYHWPGNIRELEHAVERAVIMTDEEQLQKGDFLLTSVSGNDHKLPVSGLNLEEVEKTVIRKAMDKHGGNISHAAEELGLTRASLYRRLEKYGL